A window of Diospyros lotus cultivar Yz01 chromosome 14, ASM1463336v1, whole genome shotgun sequence contains these coding sequences:
- the LOC127790903 gene encoding NAC domain-containing protein 87-like codes for MEIGASAVMDREEDYIKHLPPGFRFHPTDEEIVIYYLVKKVNDSSFTAAAIGEVDFNHCEPWDLQQKSKMGEKECYFFCRRHRKHPSATRANRITEAGYWRATGKDKEIYTTGKNSQLVGLKKTLVFYKGKSSKGEKTDWIMNEYRLEPKFCHSNFPTKPKDEWVVCKVYPKPKNSSPGTKEIDDEVLVLDPPLCNKLENLPLNTETEEPVADLSCLAKQTEDGLKKHEEAYEHCINHLMMAPENSSIFYSPDHVSKTAMGESCSKPLEEEEEEEDWARLLEDLQY; via the exons ATGGAAATCGGAGCTTCAGCTGTAATGGATAGAGAAGAAGACTACATCAAGCACTTGCCTCCCGGTTTCAGATTCCATCCGACAGATGAAGAAATTGTGATTTACTATCTCGTGAAGAAGGTGAACGACAGCAGCTTCACTGCCGCTGCTATAGGGGAAGTGGACTTCAACCATTGCGAACCATGGGATTTACAAC AGAAATCAAAGATGGGGGAGAAGGAATGCTACTTCTTTTGTCGGAGACACAGAAAGCATCCATCGGCGACGAGAGCAAACAGGATAACGGAAGCCGGGTATTGGAGGGCCACCGGAAAAGACAAGGAGATCTACACTACTGGGAAAAACTCTCAATTGGTTGGGTTGAAGAAGACGTTGGTTTTCTACAAGGGGAAAAGCTCCAAGGGAGAAAAAACTGATTGGATCATGAACGAGTACAGACTCGAACCCAAATTCTGTCACTCCAACTTCCCCACAAAGCCAAAG GATGAGTGGGTTGTGTGTAAGGTTTATCCGAAACCGAAGAACAGCAGCCCCGGGACTAAGGAGATTGATGATGAGGTTTTGGTCTTGGACCCTCCTCTCTGCAACAAGCTGGAAAACCTCCCTTTAAACACCGAAACCGAGGAGCCAGTGGCTGACCTCTCCTGCTTGGCCAAGCAGACTGAAGATGGCCTGAAAAAGCATGAAGAAGCTTATGAGCACTGCATCAATCACCTGATGATGGCGCCCGAGAACTCCTCAATTTTCTACTCTCCGGATCATGTTTCAAAGACAGCCATGGGCGAAAGCTGCAGCAAGCCTttagaagaagaggaggaggaggaggattgGGCCCGACTCTTAGAGGATTTGCAGTACTGA